The DNA window CACCTACCGTGGCCGGGAGTGATCGCGGCCTACCGCGACCGGTTACCCGTTGCCGCGGACTGGACCCCGGTCACGCTGCTCGAGGGCGGGACCCCGCTGATCGCCGCGCCGCGGCTCTCGGAGCAGACCGGGTGCACGGTGCATCTCAAGGTCGAGGGCCTCAACCCGACCGGCTCCTTCAAGGACCGCGGCATGACGATGGCGGTGACCGACGCGGTGGCCCGCGGCCAGCAGGCCGTGCTGTGCGCCTCGACGGGAAACACCTCGGCCTCGGCGGCGGCCTATGCCGCCCGCGCCGGGATCACCTGCGCGGTGCTGATCCCGCAGGGCAAGATCGCGATGGGCAAGCTCGCCCAGGCCGTCATGCACGGCGCCAAGATCATCCAGATCGACGGCAACTTCGACGACTGCCTCGAGCTGGCCCGCAAGATGACCGCCGACTTCCCGACGATCGCGCTGGTCAACTCGGTCAACCCGGTGCGCATCGAGGGCCAGAAGACCGCGGCCTTCGAGATCGTCGACGCGCTGGGCCGCGCCCCCGACATCCACTCGCTGCCCGTCGGCAACGCCGGCAACATCACCGCCTACTGGAAGGGCTACCGGGAGTACCACCAGGAGGGCGTGATCGACGCCCTGCCCCGCATGCTGGGCACCCAGGCGGCCGGCGCGGCGCCCCTGGTTCACGGCAAGCCCGTGCGCCATCCCGAGACCATCGCGACCGCGATCCGCATCGGCGCGCCGGCCTCCTGGACGGCGGCCGTGGAGGCGCAGCAGCAATCGAACGGCCGTTTCCTGGCCGCCACCGACGAGGAAATCCTGGCCGCCTATCACCTGGTGGCCAGCAGCGAGGGCGTCTTCGTCGAGCCGGCGTCGGCGGCCAGCATCGCCGGGCTGCTCAAGGCCGTCGAGGACGGCTGGGTGGCCCGCGGATCGACCGTGGTGTGTACGGTGACGGGCAATGGGCTCAAGGATCCCGACACCGCGCTGAAAGACATGCCGACCGTGTCACCGCTGCCCGTGGATCCCGTGCTCGTCGTCGAGAAGTTGGGACTGGCCTGACGGTGACTCAGATGCTGCCCGCGGGCTTGGTGGCGAGCGCCGTGGTGTCGGCTTCCAGCGCCAACCTCGGTCCCGGTTTCGACAGCATCGGTCTCGCGTTGAGCCTGTGCGACGACGTGGTCGTGGAGACAGCGGCTTCCGGCCTGCAGGTGCTGGTCGAGGGGGAGGGCGCCGACTCGGTGCCGCGTGGCCCCGACCATCTGGTGGTCCGCGCCGTCCAGCGCGGCCTGCAGGCCGCCGGCGTCGGCGCCCCGGGCCTGGTGGTCCGCTGCCGCAACGCCATCCCGCACTCGCGTGGCCTGGGATCCTCCGCGGCGGCGGTGGTCGGCGGCCTTGCCGCGGTCAACGGTCTTGTCGCGCAGACGGATTCGATTCCGTTGACGGATGCGCAGCTGATCCAGCTGGCTTCGGAATTCGAGGGTCACCCCGACAACGCCGGGGCCGCAGTATTGGGCGGTGCGGTGGTCTCGTGGGTGGACCGCACCGGTGCCGGTCCCGCCTATTCGGCGGTGCCGCTGCGGCTTCACCCGCAGATCAGGCTGTTCTGCGCCATTCCCGAGGTGCGTTCGCTGACCGCCGAGACCCGGGTGCTGCTGCCAGCTCACGTCAGCCACGACGACGCCAGCTTCAACGTCAGCCGCGCCGCGCTGCTGGTGGTCGCGCTGACCGAAAGGCCGGATTTGCTGATGGTGGCCACCGAAGACATGCTCCACCAACCTCAGCGTGCGCCGGCGATGCCCGCCTCGGCGGAGTATCTGCGGCTGCTGCGGCGTCATGGTGTGGCAGCGACGCTTTCCGGTGCTGGTCCGTCATTGATCGCACTCAGCACGGAGGCACAGCTTCCATGCCAAGCGGTGGAGTACGGGGCCGCAAACGGATTCACCATCACCGAGATGACCGCCGGCGATGCGGTTCGCTGGGGCCCGGGGGTCACCGTCGCCGGTTGATCCGCGGCGCGGCCGGGGGGGTTTGCTTGCTTCCAGCCAGGATGCGGGCTATCCTCGGCATCGTCCAGCAATCGCAGCATCTGCATCTGCATCCATACTGCCTTGCCGCTAGGACACCACCAATTCTTCTCGTGGACGAGGTCGCCGTTTCTCACGCCGATCCTGGCATTGATCCCGGCGATCACCGTCGCAGAGTCGACGATTGGGCGCACTCGGCAATTCGACCTACGTGCGCAACGAACCCCCTTATGACGTGATCAGCGGGGGAAGAAAGGAAATCCGTGACTGATACGGAGCTCATCACGGCTGGAGAAAGCACCGAGAACGATCACGCGTCGAATTCCGTGAACCATGACGCGCCAGCCGTCAAAACCACTGCCCCGGGTGGGTCGCTGTCCACGATGGTGCTGCCCGAGTTGCGCGCGCTGGCCAGCCAAGCCGGCGTCAAGGGCACGTCGGGCATGCGCAAGAATGAACTGATCGCCGCAATCCAGGAACATCGGGGAAAGGCCAACGGCACATCCGCCGGTGGCGGGCCGGTTCCTGAGAAGAGCGACAAATCCGAGGGCGAAACCGCCGCCGCCGAAGCGCCGGCCCCCCAGGCCGACCAGAACGAAGCGAAAACCGAGGCCCCACGCCGGGAACGTCGCAGCGCGTCCCGCGAAGCCGGTTCCAAGAACCGCGGCCAGGACGACGAGCGCGACGGCTCGGGTAACGGCGGGGGCAAGTCGGCCGACGCGGCCGACAATCGCCAAGAGCGCCAACGCGACACCCAGGAGCGCCAACAGAACACGAAGTCCGACGAGCGCGGGCGGGACGCCGGTGGCGATCAGGGCAACGACCAGCAGGGCTCGGGTAACCAGCAGTCGCGCGGCTCGAACCAGCCGGACGACGAGGGCGAGGGGCGGCAGGGCCGGCGCGGACGCCGCTTCCGGGACCGCAGGCGCCGAAGCGAACGCTCGGGCGACGGCGCCGACACCGAA is part of the Mycobacterium sp. HUMS_12744610 genome and encodes:
- the thrB gene encoding homoserine kinase codes for the protein MLPAGLVASAVVSASSANLGPGFDSIGLALSLCDDVVVETAASGLQVLVEGEGADSVPRGPDHLVVRAVQRGLQAAGVGAPGLVVRCRNAIPHSRGLGSSAAAVVGGLAAVNGLVAQTDSIPLTDAQLIQLASEFEGHPDNAGAAVLGGAVVSWVDRTGAGPAYSAVPLRLHPQIRLFCAIPEVRSLTAETRVLLPAHVSHDDASFNVSRAALLVVALTERPDLLMVATEDMLHQPQRAPAMPASAEYLRLLRRHGVAATLSGAGPSLIALSTEAQLPCQAVEYGAANGFTITEMTAGDAVRWGPGVTVAG
- the thrC gene encoding threonine synthase; the protein is MSVPRTATHLPWPGVIAAYRDRLPVAADWTPVTLLEGGTPLIAAPRLSEQTGCTVHLKVEGLNPTGSFKDRGMTMAVTDAVARGQQAVLCASTGNTSASAAAYAARAGITCAVLIPQGKIAMGKLAQAVMHGAKIIQIDGNFDDCLELARKMTADFPTIALVNSVNPVRIEGQKTAAFEIVDALGRAPDIHSLPVGNAGNITAYWKGYREYHQEGVIDALPRMLGTQAAGAAPLVHGKPVRHPETIATAIRIGAPASWTAAVEAQQQSNGRFLAATDEEILAAYHLVASSEGVFVEPASAASIAGLLKAVEDGWVARGSTVVCTVTGNGLKDPDTALKDMPTVSPLPVDPVLVVEKLGLA